A portion of the Esox lucius isolate fEsoLuc1 chromosome 20, fEsoLuc1.pri, whole genome shotgun sequence genome contains these proteins:
- the LOC105027451 gene encoding zinc finger protein OZF-like, with the protein MMEDKSSLLLSFHTEPKQESLDSKCYSGAKCSLVDSEMTSVKLEHCSQILGLNVQVEEQEEKNFEDLISQDEIAEVDTFTTSGEKQQEDCKDEKPPPCTHCGKCFLNESDLKRHINICTREKPFSCSVCVKSFSHLCYLKAHQRKHTGEKPFSCSDCGKGFSILGNLKVHQRIHTGEKPYSCSDCGKNCSQFDELKRHQRIHTKEKPYSCSDCGKGFSQLANLNRHQHIHTGDKPYSCSECGKGFITSYELTSHKRVHTGEKPYSCYDCGRSFSKLCYLKKHQHIHTREKPYCCSDCGKGFSQLGQLKRHHHKHTGDKPYSCSDCGKGFITSSELTSHKRVHTGEKLYSCSDCGKSFSQLGHLKKHQYIHTREKPYCCSDCGKCFSQLDNLKRHQHKHTGDKPYACSDCGKDFITSSELSSHKRMHTGEKPYLCSDCWKSFSWLSSLKIHMHTHTKEKPYCCSDCGKTFSQLAKLKRHQRLHI; encoded by the exons ATG atgGAGGACAAatccagcctgctgctctccttccacactgaacCCAAACAAGAGTCACTGGATTCTAAATGTTACAGTGGAGCTAAGTGTtcattggtggattcagagatgacatcagttAAGCTGGAACACTGCAGTCAAATACTGGGACTGAATGTACAAGTTgaagagcaggaggagaagaattTTGAGGATTTAATTAGTCAAG ATGAGATTGCTgaagttgatacatttactaCATCTGGAGAGAAACAACAAGAAGACTGCAAAGATGAGAAGCCTCCCCCCTGCACCCATTGTGGGAAATGTTTCCTAAATGAATCAGATTTAAAACGACACATTAACATATGTACAAGAGAGAAGCCTTTCTCCTGTTCAGTCTGTGtgaagagtttctctcatttATGTTACCTTAAAGCTCACCAGCGCaaacatactggagagaagcctttctcctgttctgactgtggtaAGGGTTTCTCCATATTAGGTAACCTCAAAGTTCACCAACGCattcacactggagagaaaccttattcctgttctgactgtgggaagaattGTTCTCAGTTTGATGAGCTTAAAAGgcaccagcgcatacacactAAAGAGAAAccttattcctgttctgactgtgggaagggttTTTCTCAGTTAGCTAATCTTAACAGGCACCAgcacatacacactggagatAAACCGTACTCCTGTTCTGAGTGTGGAAAAGGATTCATTACATCGTATGAACTTACTAGCCAtaagagagtgcacacaggagagaagccatactcctgtTATGACTGCGGGAGGAGTTTTTCAAAATTATGTTATCTTAAAAAGCACCAGCACATACACACTAGAGAGAAACCTTATTGCTGTTCTGACTGCGGGAAGGGTTTTTCTCAGTTAGGTCAGCTTAAAAGGCAccatcacaaacacactggaGATAAAccatactcctgttctgactgtgggaaaggtTTCATTACATCATCTGAACTTACTAGCCATAAGAGAGTGCACACTGGTGAGAAGCTttactcttgttctgactgCGGGAAGAGTTTTTCACAATTAGGTCACCTTAAAAAGCACCAGTACATACACACTAGAGAGAAACCTTATTGCTGTTCTGACTGCGGGAAGTGTTTTTCTCAGTTAGATAATCTCAAAAGgcaccagcacaaacacactgggGATAAACCATACgcttgttctgactgtgggaaagaTTTTATTACATCATCTGAACTTTCAAGCCATAAGAGAatgcacacaggagagaagccttacctCTGTTCTGATTGTTGGAAGAGTTTCTCTTGGTTAAGTAGCCTTAAaattcacatgcacacacacactaaagagAAACCTTATTGCTGTTCTGACTGCGGGAAGACTTTTTCTCAGTTAGCTAAGCTTAAAAGACACCAGCGCTTACACATTTGA